Below is a window of Candidatus Bathyarchaeota archaeon DNA.
TGGCCTAAATCAACTTCAGTGGCTCTTTTGAGCTGTTCTTGTTCCTTAACAGGCACGTTTGCTATTCCAACCGCGTTCAAAGATTTTAGGATAGATACTCCAACAGCGTCGATGGCTACTCTATCACTTCCAGCGATCATGACTCCTGGCGAAGCCACCTTACCCTTATCTGGCCCTCCAGAAACAAAACATCTCATACCATCCAAAACGACAAGATCACAGGAATAACCGAGGTTAATCTCAGCAATAAGACTGCGCATCCGCTCACTGTTATGAAGATAACTTCTGTCCGCAGGATTAATCACGCCAACCGCATTCTTCAAACTCAACGTAAAAACCCCACCGTACCGATGAGTCTTTAGACAGGGAAGCGAAATAATTCTTGACGCATCATAAACTGTCCTCGCCAGCCTAAAACCATCAGGCCAAGTAGTCGCCTTTTCAGGCTTCACCTTCACCCACTCCTCATCCTCAAAAAATGAAGCCCTAACACCAAACTCCTTCACCACATTCAAAGTTCCATTCAGCTCCATAACCCTACGAGTAGGAAGCCACCTTGGACCAGACATGTCGCCGACAACAATCTCATCCTTAGGTACTCCCTTATCCAACAACAATCGCAAAACCGTTCGAAGCGTCACTGGGTGAACACTACCCGGAAAAGCATCGTCACTGTTAAGATTCGGCTTAACTAAAACATATCCATCCCGCCCAGCCAATACAGAGTCAAGGTCACCGATCAAATTCAATGCCTCTACAATCCCTTCAACCCTGTCATCGGTCCGAACAAGAGCCACAATACTCCGCCCATCCTCAATGTAAGGACCACACCTCAAGGGCTTGCACTCCACTTTAGGCGCCTTCTTTGCGTAGGAAGCAACCCTTTTGAAGATCTCCCGAGGCGATTCTGTCAAACCATCAAACCTCACGTTTCCCAGCTATGAAGTCTTCAACCCACTGTCTTGCCACATCGTCAGGAACTTGAACAGGCGGGTGCTTAAACGCATATGAGGAAATGCTGATAAGCGGTCCACCTATTCCTCGGTCTAACGCCAGCTTCACTGCTCTAACAACGTCGATAACAACTCCAGCGCTGTTCGGGGAATCCTCAACCTCTAGCTTCCCCGTAATCGTCACTGGCATATTCCCAAACTTCCGACCCTTGATAAAAACGTAGCAGATTTTTTTGTCGCCGAGAAAGGGAACATAATCTGACGGACCTATCCGTGTTGGAACGTCGTAGGGAACCATGCTCGTCACTGCCTCGGTTTTGCTGATCCGCTTCGTCTTCAGCCGTTTCTCAACAGTCATATTCTGAAAATCCGTGTTCCCACCCAAATTCAACTGATAAGTCTCTTCTATCTTCACTCCACGATCAACGCATAATCTAACCAAGTTTCGATGCAAAATAGTGGCGCCCAACTGACTTTTCACATCATCCCCCGCCGCTGGCAAACCTTTCGCCTTAAACCGTTCACCCCACACACGATCGGAAACAACAAACTCAGGCATGCAATTCACAAACGCGCATCCAACATCCAAAGCAGCCTGCGCATGGTGCCGCGTTGCTTCATAGCTTCCCACAGGAAGAAAGTTAACCAACACGTCTGCTTCAGCCTCTCTGAGAACGTCCGCTACGTTAACAGACTTACAATTCTTCTCATCATACGCTTTGAAAGTCTCCCTAGTGTGAGTTGCAACGCCGTCAAGAATCGGCCCTCTAGAAACTTTGATACCCAGCTTAGGCACACTGGCAAACTTTGCACAACAGTTTGGCTCCACAAAAATAGCCTCTCCCAGATCCTTACCAATCTTAAGCCTATTCACGTCGAAGGCAGCCACAAACTTTACGTCTCGAATGTGGTAGCCTCCGAAATTCACGTGCATCAGACCGGGAACCTTTACTTCCTCTGTCACATCTTTGTAATATTCCACTCCTTGAATGAGAGCCGAAGCACAGTTACCTACACCTATAATCGCAACTCGAATTTCCGACAAACTAGTTCCTCCACAAACATCATTCAGTTTACAAACGCTTATTTAAGTTAGCGACAGACTGTGACAACCAAGAGTTTTGAGTAAAATGTAAAAGCAAGTTCATTCATCAATAACAGTTAATCGGAGGTTTACGAATGGAAGGTACAGTTATTCGACACGAACCATTCAAAGAAGTCGTGATCATGGAGTGCAACCAATTCCCAACGCCAGATGACCTAGCACGCTTTGCAAATATCAGTGTTGGGGGAAGACCTACCGGCGTCTACTGGGCGGATGGAGTAACGTTCGTTTATTACCCCATACCAACAACGACTAGGATCGCTGCAAAACATCTCATCGAAGAGAAGAGAGTTTACTGGGCCTTTGTAAGTTACTCGCTAATGCCAAAATACCAGTCATTAATCGAGACAAAGGAAAGACTTATTATTCCAGTCATCAACATGTCCACGAGTCCCCTGTTTCAAAAGGTTGCCCAATGGCTAAAACAACACGGAACCAAAACTACTTCTTAGCCCACTCCCAAAAACTTTCCAGATACTGCTTAAAACAATCGTTTTTCTTCAAATACAAACCATACTTGACGAGAGCAGCCATCGCCCGCGCTGCATCCTCAGGCGAAAAATACGCGGGAATTCCAAACTTGTCAAACCTTGACCGAATGTACATGGCCATCTCAGTCTCACCTATGTCACAAGCCACTACAGGTTTCGCATAGTCATTCGACACCCTCGCCACCCTGTCGACAAAATCTTCCAGCAGACCAGGAGTATGATGCAGCCCGAGCACAATGACGCCGTGAATCTCAGGATCTTCCAGCAGAATCTTAGCACCAGCTTCATACATTTCCGAGGTCACGGAGCCTGTAAGGTCAAGGGGGTTCAAATTGGTTGCGAACGTGGGAATTTTGCCCTCTCTCTTGAGCCCTTCAAACTTTTTGATAGTCTCACTCGAAAACTTTCCTACATTCAGCCCCATCGACTCACATTCGTCAGCCGCCATTATACCGGGCCCGCCAGCGTCAGTGATTATGGCAACGTTTTTTCCTGACGCTGGTAGCTGAAAGGCGAAGGCTTTGCCTACGTCGAAGAATTCTTCCATGTTTCTAGCTCTTATGATGCCGACTTGTGTGAAAACACCGTCGTAGATTTTGTCGGAACCTGCAATGGCTCCAGTGTGGGACATCGCTGCTCTCGCCCCTGCTTCTGTCCTTCCTAACTTCAGGGCAACTATGGGTTTTTTGGTCGTGACCTCCTTCGCAACCTCCATGAACTCTCTTCCCGCCTCTATGCTTTCGACGTACAGAAGAATAACTCGGGTTTTCTCGTCATGCAAGAGATAATGAAGCATTTCAGGTTCAGCCACATCGTATTTGTTTCCGAAACTCACAAACTTGCTTATGCCCAACTGTTTGCCGGCGAGATAGTCCAAGGCTGACACTCCGAAGGCCCCGCTTTGGGTAACGACGGCGACGCGTCCAGACATAGGACGTGGAGTGGTGATCACCTCGTCTCCGGTGGTAAGAATCTTCGTTTCAGGGAGAAAGAGCATGTCCACACCAGTGCGGGGATCGAAAACTCCGAGGCAGTTTGGCCCCAGCACTCGAATTCCTGCATCTTTGGCGATCGTCTTTACCTCTTCTTCAAGATCATGTCTGCCGATTTCACCGAAGCCACCACTGATAATCACGGCTGCCTTCACGCCTTTGATAGCGGCTTCTTTCATAATCTTTGGAACGATCTCGGCAGGAACTACGATGACGACTAGTTCAACTTCTCCGACAATTCTTGTAATGGACGGGTAACATTTGAACCCGAGAATAAACCGTTCACGCGGATTAACTGGATACAACTCTCCTCTGAAGAGACCTCTTCGCTTGTTTTCAGCAAAGTTTCTGAAAATTGTGTGTCCTGCTTTCATAACTTTGCGGGAGGCACCTACAACTGCAACTGAACGTGGGTCAAAAAACAGGTTCATCTGCTTGATGATAGACATCCTTTTCGCTTCCTCCATCAAGAGTCTAGATGTTGTGTATTCAAGGGTTATCGTTTTCTGTTATATGAAGCTTTTACGATGACTATTGGCTTGTGCTGTATGGTGTCAAGCATGTCCCATGAAACGCTGGTTATGGAAACTTTGAACGTTTCCGCCATATCCCAGACGGTTCTTCCCGCGCCAAAGCCTCGGGCTCTGTTGGCAATATCTGCAATTTCAAGAACCTTTTCAACAGGTGTTTCTGAGCCTGCAACCGCGACTGGAGTTGCTCTACGTTTGACTTTGAATAATCTTCCTATCGTGTATGCAAGAAATCCACATGATGAATGTATTCCGTTGATGGGTTTTAGGCGAGGAGTGAAATGGAATCCTCTTATAGAATACGTCTTGTCCGTGTCCACTATAATTACTATGACGCTTTTGTCTAGCTTAGATTCTATGTATCTACGAATTTTCTCCGCGGTCTGAGAAGCGTTTGCTAGTGGAAGGCTGACGTAGGAATACGGTAGATTGCTCCCGTCGATTCCTCCCTCTGACCCAAACATCAATGCTTGCAAAAACCCTGCATGTTCTAATGCTACTTGCTTGTGAGCGCTACCCTCTTTTATAGGATATTCTCGAATGTGCCGAATAGTCGTTTTTCTCAGATGACAGAGCTGTCCAAGGAAGTAGCCCCAAACAAGACGCATCCAATATTTTGCCAGAAGACGTGCCATCCAGCTAGATTTAATGACACTTTCATCTACAATGTTGCCTAAAGCGGTGGAAATAGCCTTTTCAGAAATCGTTACAACGTCTCCATTCTCTATCTTGTTTTCGATGGCGTCAACTATCTGGCGGAGGTAGTCTTCTCGGGGCCTCCAGTATCGCGTTGTCACCGCCACTGTCTTGTATC
It encodes the following:
- a CDS encoding DUF362 domain-containing protein, translating into MGNVRFDGLTESPREIFKRVASYAKKAPKVECKPLRCGPYIEDGRSIVALVRTDDRVEGIVEALNLIGDLDSVLAGRDGYVLVKPNLNSDDAFPGSVHPVTLRTVLRLLLDKGVPKDEIVVGDMSGPRWLPTRRVMELNGTLNVVKEFGVRASFFEDEEWVKVKPEKATTWPDGFRLARTVYDASRIISLPCLKTHRYGGVFTLSLKNAVGVINPADRSYLHNSERMRSLIAEINLGYSCDLVVLDGMRCFVSGGPDKGKVASPGVMIAGSDRVAIDAVGVSILKSLNAVGIANVPVKEQEQLKRATEVDLGQLSIENIELKTSNLAKDKEFPKLLNFIENELQ
- a CDS encoding inositol-3-phosphate synthase, which translates into the protein MSEIRVAIIGVGNCASALIQGVEYYKDVTEEVKVPGLMHVNFGGYHIRDVKFVAAFDVNRLKIGKDLGEAIFVEPNCCAKFASVPKLGIKVSRGPILDGVATHTRETFKAYDEKNCKSVNVADVLREAEADVLVNFLPVGSYEATRHHAQAALDVGCAFVNCMPEFVVSDRVWGERFKAKGLPAAGDDVKSQLGATILHRNLVRLCVDRGVKIEETYQLNLGGNTDFQNMTVEKRLKTKRISKTEAVTSMVPYDVPTRIGPSDYVPFLGDKKICYVFIKGRKFGNMPVTITGKLEVEDSPNSAGVVIDVVRAVKLALDRGIGGPLISISSYAFKHPPVQVPDDVARQWVEDFIAGKREV
- a CDS encoding CoA-binding protein, with amino-acid sequence MNLFFDPRSVAVVGASRKVMKAGHTIFRNFAENKRRGLFRGELYPVNPRERFILGFKCYPSITRIVGEVELVVIVVPAEIVPKIMKEAAIKGVKAAVIISGGFGEIGRHDLEEEVKTIAKDAGIRVLGPNCLGVFDPRTGVDMLFLPETKILTTGDEVITTPRPMSGRVAVVTQSGAFGVSALDYLAGKQLGISKFVSFGNKYDVAEPEMLHYLLHDEKTRVILLYVESIEAGREFMEVAKEVTTKKPIVALKLGRTEAGARAAMSHTGAIAGSDKIYDGVFTQVGIIRARNMEEFFDVGKAFAFQLPASGKNVAIITDAGGPGIMAADECESMGLNVGKFSSETIKKFEGLKREGKIPTFATNLNPLDLTGSVTSEMYEAGAKILLEDPEIHGVIVLGLHHTPGLLEDFVDRVARVSNDYAKPVVACDIGETEMAMYIRSRFDKFGIPAYFSPEDAARAMAALVKYGLYLKKNDCFKQYLESFWEWAKK